A window of the Athene noctua chromosome 31, bAthNoc1.hap1.1, whole genome shotgun sequence genome harbors these coding sequences:
- the NANOS3 gene encoding nanos homolog 3, translating to MEPLPGPEHMGLRRRMEQGPAFDMWRDYLGLAAALAELPREHGDGAAAQEPPASPGTAEPVPPSPGKPPCAFCKHNGEAKQVYGGHSLRDAGGRLLCPVLRSYVCPQCGATQDRAHTKRFCPLTRRGYTSVYSGSARGSAGKRVASGHAEK from the coding sequence ATGGAGCCGCTGCCCGGCCCAGAGCACATGGGGCTGCGGCGGAGGATGGAGCAGGGCCCCGCGTTCGACATGTGGAGGGACTACCTGGGGCTGGCCGCCGCGCTGGCCGAGCTGCCGCGGGAGCACGGGGACGGCGCCGCCGCCCAAGAGCCACCGGCATCGCCTGGCACGGCGGAACCGGTGCCGCCGTCCCCCGGGAAACCCCCCTGCGCCTTCTGCAAGCACAACGGGGAGGCGAAGCAGGTGTACGGCGGGCACAGCCTGCGCGACGCCGGGGGCCGCCTGCTCTGCCCCGTCCTGCGCAGCTACGTCTGCCCCCAGTGTGGGGCCACCCAGGATCGGGCCCACACCAAGAGGTTCTGCCCCCTCACCCGCCGCGGTTACACCTCTGTCTACAGCGGCTcggcgcggggctcggccggcAAGCGGGTGGCAAGTGGCCACGCTGAGAAGTAA